Part of the Chloroflexota bacterium genome is shown below.
GATACCCCTGTCTGACGAATGCGGCTGCTTGCAGTATAGACAGGCTCGCCCGGCTGAGTACCGCCGTGGCATAGCTATGTGACTAACAGACAAGATCAATAAATACCGGAGGAACATTTATGGCTGAGACTAGCCTTATTGAAGCACAAAAAGATGAGTTAGCGCGCATCGCACGTCGCGCCTACGAGCGCGGACTAGTTACAGGCACAGGTGGCAATGTCAGTGTACGTATTCCAGGTACGGCTCAGCTTCTCATCACGGCAAGCGGTGTGTCGCTTGGTGATATGACTACCGATAACATCATAACCGTTGATTTGGATGGCAATCCAGCCGAACAAAAAGGTCAATCAAGACCATCAATGGAGACGGCTTTCCACGCGGCGATTTATCGTTTACGACCGGATGTAGGCGCAGTAATCCATCTTCACCCGCCCCATGCGACTGCTTACTCCTTGCGTGGTACTGAACTCCCTTTGGTAACCAGCTCGGCGCAGGGAGCCCTAAAGCTGGTGCCCTGCATTGACTACGCCCCAGCTGGATCTACTCAACTGAGGGAACTGGTCATCGAGGCCGTGCAAAAGTATGGTGGCCTGCGAGCCCTACTTATGAAGAAGCATGGCATCCTCACTATGGGCACCGACCTGACCATGGCCTACCACCTGGCCGACTTAGTCGAGAGTTCAGCCCATATTGCGTTCATCGCCTCTCTGATCCCAGCAGGGATGATGGCTGTGGAGTAGCAAACGGCTGTCTTTACTCATCCTCGACTGATAAAGTCGCCACCCACGATATAATCGTTGGTGCTATTGCCCACATTGGCCAGGGTCAAATGGAGACGATACTGATCGCCTTGCGGTCCGATTATCGTTCGCCCAAACTTATGGACCAGAATGAAGCAGGCCGCATTGCCACTACCGCTGAGGCTCGATGATCACCTTCATCGAATTCTGTGCCTCGGCAACTAATTTGAAGCCAAGTCCCGTTTCCGCAAGGCTTAGTCGATGAGTGATCATCTCCCGCACTTGAACTCGCCGTGAGCGGATCAGTTCTAGCGCCGCCACGTGGTCGGCGGGGCTGCCAGCGTAAGAGGTAGTGAGGGTGATGTCGTTACGCCAAAAGAGGTCATTTA
Proteins encoded:
- a CDS encoding class II aldolase/adducin family protein — protein: MAETSLIEAQKDELARIARRAYERGLVTGTGGNVSVRIPGTAQLLITASGVSLGDMTTDNIITVDLDGNPAEQKGQSRPSMETAFHAAIYRLRPDVGAVIHLHPPHATAYSLRGTELPLVTSSAQGALKLVPCIDYAPAGSTQLRELVIEAVQKYGGLRALLMKKHGILTMGTDLTMAYHLADLVESSAHIAFIASLIPAGMMAVE